In Shewanella sp. GD04112, the sequence ACCATAGAATGGCCGAACTGCTTAATGATACGGATATACAGCTGTATAAAAATCAGCGCCAACATTCGCAGGATTTGCTCAAGCCCGCGCCCCATAGGGTGACATCGCGCTTGGCCCATGCACAGGGGCTAAAACAGGGGCATATCGCGCTTATCGACAGCCTCACCTCATCTCAACTGATTGATGGCAATCGGCAATTAGGCTTGTTTACCTATGTCACCCTAAGTGCCATTGCCGGCGATTTTTATCGCACGCTTGGTGAAGTGCAAAAAAGCCAGAGCGCCTTCCCTTACAAGGAGCAGGCCTACATTATTCAGTATCAGGCATGGTGGAACAGCGAACTCCAAGAGCAAGCCTTAATGCAGGTGAACTCTGTGTATCCCCGAGTGAATAAAGCGCTCGACTGGATAGACACCTGCCGCGATGCCAGCATTGCCAATAGCTCAGGCGCCTTTATCAGCTTTAAGGACAATACCATCCCTACCGCACGCTACTTTGGGCAAAATTATCAAATGTTGCAGCAGGTTAAGGCCAGTTATTGCCAAGATCCCTTGAATCATTTTCGCTCGCGCAAATCGATTGTGTAGCAGAGGATTGATGTCTTGCTAGCGCAGTCAACTCATCAATCTCTGCTGGTGTGGGGCGGTCAGGATCTTTGCAACACCACACCAACACGGCGTTCGCAATAGCGCTCGCCTAGGCGGCAATTTTAAGGCAAACTCAGCTTCCTTCGTCGTTGAATTATTTGCATTAAAGGTGATACATGACACCGCCACCCGCACTGGCCATAGTGCTTGCCCTGCTGGCCGCGAGCCTGATGGGCACCATTGGCGTATTCGCCCGTTTTGCCGCCCTGCCCGCCGAACATATTACCTTTTACCGCCTGCTACTCGGCGCGCTGTTTTTAATGGCCTATATGCTGTTAACGGGTAAAGGACGGCAAATTCGCCACAAACCGAGCAAGCGCACCTTGATCAATGGCGCTATGTTGGCGGGATTTATGGCTTTTTATATCGAGGCCATCGAATACACCCAAATGGCAACGGTGATCATGATTATCTATCTCGCCCCTGTGCTGGCGTCACTCTTTGCCCATTTTGTGTTTCACGAAAGACTTAAGCGCTCTAGCATCGCCACAGTGGTGCTCGCCTTGATGGGTTTTATGCTGATGCTGCCTGTGACCTCGAGTCAGTCACTCTATGACAATGAAATTATGGGGTATTTTTATGCCCTGCTCGCATTGCTGACCTATTGCGGCTTTATCTTAATCAACCGTAAACCGAGCGCCGCCTCGCCCTATCAAAGCACCTTAGTCCAGCTCAGTGTCGGCGCCCTATGCTTACTGCCCTTAGTGTTAACGACGCCCTTAGTGCCGAGTCTGGATCAATTTGCTTGGCTGCTGGCGATTGGCTTCTTTCCGGGCTTTTTAGCCATTCTGTTTGCAGTAAAAGCCCTCGCTCAATTACCTTCGGTCACCTATGGCACCCTTTCTTACGTCGAACCTGTGGTGGTGGTCGCACTGGCTTGGAGGTTATTTGATGAGGCGCTCACAACACAGCAAATGCTGGGGGTAACACTGATTATGCTGGCGGGCATGGCACAGGGCTACTTAAGCCAGCGCCACACGACCAGCAAAACCTTAAAGGATTGCCCGACTTAAACGTACAGTTAAGCGCATAGTTAAAGGTGAAGTTAAACACAAAGTTAAGCGCACAATTCAAACCTCAGCAATAAAAACGCCGCTAATAAGCGGCGTTTTTTATCTGATCACTTAAGGCTATTTAAAACAATTAATTAGCCTTCGATGCCTTTGCTCACGAGGAACTCATCGTAGGTGCCCTTGAAGTCATTCACGCCGTTCGGAGTGATTTCAAGGATACGGTTGGCCAGTGACGATACGAATGCGCGGTCGTGGCTCACGAACAGCAAGGTGCCTTCGTATTTTTCCAGCGCGTTGTTTAATGATTCGATCGATTCCATATCCATGTGGTTGGTTGGTTCGTCGAGCATCAGGATATTTGGTTTTTGCATGATGAGCTTACCAAATAACATACGACCCTTTTCACCACCCGACAGCACTTTAACTGACTTTTTGATGTCGTCGGCGCTAAACAGCATACGGCCTAAAATACCACGAACCGCTTGGTCGTCGTCCTCTGGTTTACGCCATTGGCTCATCCATTCGAACAGGGTCATATCGTTTTCGAAATCTGATTCATGGTCCTGCGCGTAGTAACCGATGTTGCTGTTTTCAGACCATTGGATCAGACCTTCATCCTGAGGAATATCATGGATTAAGGTACGCAGTAGTGTGGTTTTACCCACACCGTTCTCACCGAGGATGGCGATACGCTCACCCACTTCGACGATAAGGTTTAAGTCTTTAAACAGCGGCGTGTCGTAACCTTTGGCTAAGTTTTCAACCACTAATGCATTACGGAACAGTTTCTTTTCCTGATCGAAACGAATGAATGGGTTAACGCGGCTAGAGGCTTTAACTTCTTCCAGCTTGATCTTATCGATTTGACGCGCGCGTGAAGTCGCTTGTTTTGCCTTAGAAGCGTTGGCAGAGAAGCGCGCCACGAAGGTTTGCAATTCAGAGATTTGCGCTTTCTTCTTAGCGTTGTCGGCCAGCAGACGCTCACGGGCCTGAGAGGCCGCTTGCATGTATTCGTCGTAGTTACCTGGGTAAACGCGCAGTTCACCGTAGTCTAAGTCTGCCATATGGGTACAAACTGAGTTTAAGAAGTAACGGTCGTGCGAAATGATGATCATGGTGCTGTCGCGTTGGTTCAGTACGTCCTGTAACCAGCGGATAGTGTCGATGTCCAAGTTGTTGGTGGGTTCGTCGAGCAGCAGTACGTCTGGATCTGAGAACAGCGCCTGCGCCAATAACACCCGCAGTTTTAAACCTGGAGCGATTTCAGACATCAGACCGAAATGGCTTTCGATACCAATACCGACACCGAGCAAGAGCTCACCCGCGCGAGATTCGGCGGTATAACCGTCCATTTCGGCAAATTCCATCTCAAGGTTTGCCACGGCAATGCCGTCTTCTTCGCTCATTTCTGGCAGAGAATAAATACGGTCACGCTCTTGCTTCACCTTCCACAGTTCACGGTGGCCCATGATCACTGTGTCGATGAGGGTGAATTCCTCATAACCGAATTGGTTCTGGCTTAACTTACCCAGACGCTCGTTGACGTCTAAAGATACGTTACCGCTGCTCGGCTCTAGATCACCGCAAAGGATCTTCATGAAGGTTGATTTACCGCAGCCGTTCGCACCGATAAGACCGTAACGGTTACCGCCGCCGAATTTAACTGAGATGTTTTCAAACAGTGGCTTAGAGCCAAACTGCATGGTGATATTCGCTGTAGTGATCAAAATGAACTTCCAAATCGAGTTTAGGTTGGCCGGACGTCTGGCAAGGCAACTAAGTATAAACCTATTTGCAAAAGCCAAGTTGTCTAACCTGAGGGGGTAAAAATAAACGTGGCACTATAGCAGTTTGGGCTAAATTATCAACTAAAAAGGCCCACTTAGCCGCGAATCGTCAAGCAAAATAACGGGCTAGAAGGCTTATTTAAGTGCTGATATGAATCTAAGCTAACGGCTTATTTCAGCAACATTTTTACCGAATGATTCAAGCTAATAGAATTGGATGACAGCAGGATGAATCCACTCAAGTGATTAGCGAGTCGAATGTAACGTTTGGGCTGAGGTATGTGCTTGAGTTTGGGCGGGGACAGAGGCTGAGATTTATGTTCAAACAATACAGCCCGCAAAATGCGGGCTGTATCGGGAGTGCTTACTTACTGCCTCACGATTTAACGAGGCAAAGTGTTATCACTCATGCGAGCGCAAGCGTTATAACTTTTGCTGTCTTAACCGATTCGCATTGGTGACCACAGTTAGGGAAGACAGCGCCATCGCCGCCCCGGCAATCACAGGGCTTAACAGCATACCCGTGAGCGGATATAAGACACCCGCCGCCACAGGAATACCTAAACTGTTGTAGATAAAGGCCCCAAACAAGTTCTGCTTAATATTGCGAATGGTCGCGCGGGAAAGTGCCAATAAGTTAGCAATCACTATCAGCTGATGGGACAGCAGAGTCATATCCGCGCTTTCGATCGCCACCTCAGTGCCCGATCCCATGGCGATCCCCACATCGGCGCTCATCAGGGCGGGTGCATCGTTGATACCGTCCCCCACCATGGCAACCACATGGCCTTGCTGTTGTAAGGCTTTAATATGCTGCTGCTTTTGCTCGGGCAATACGCCCGCAATCACTTCCTCTATGCCCACTTGAGCTGCCACCGCCTGCGCCGTTTGCGGATTATCTCCGGTCAGCAGCACTACGCGAATCCCCTGTAAACGTATCGCGCTAATCGCTGCTTTAGCGTCTGCCTTGATCGGATCGGCAATGGCGATAGTGGCCACTAACTTGCCCGCCTTGGCGACATAAATCGCTGTCTTGCCCTGTTTGGTAAATTGCGCGGCGGCTTCTACCGCAAAGCCTGAGTGGCTGCCTGTCACGCCCTCCGCTGACTGCACATCAAATGCTGCCATTAGGGCTTGATTACCCACTAAAAAGTCAGCGCCAT encodes:
- a CDS encoding DMT family transporter, which produces MTPPPALAIVLALLAASLMGTIGVFARFAALPAEHITFYRLLLGALFLMAYMLLTGKGRQIRHKPSKRTLINGAMLAGFMAFYIEAIEYTQMATVIMIIYLAPVLASLFAHFVFHERLKRSSIATVVLALMGFMLMLPVTSSQSLYDNEIMGYFYALLALLTYCGFILINRKPSAASPYQSTLVQLSVGALCLLPLVLTTPLVPSLDQFAWLLAIGFFPGFLAILFAVKALAQLPSVTYGTLSYVEPVVVVALAWRLFDEALTTQQMLGVTLIMLAGMAQGYLSQRHTTSKTLKDCPT
- a CDS encoding ABC-F family ATPase — encoded protein: MITTANITMQFGSKPLFENISVKFGGGNRYGLIGANGCGKSTFMKILCGDLEPSSGNVSLDVNERLGKLSQNQFGYEEFTLIDTVIMGHRELWKVKQERDRIYSLPEMSEEDGIAVANLEMEFAEMDGYTAESRAGELLLGVGIGIESHFGLMSEIAPGLKLRVLLAQALFSDPDVLLLDEPTNNLDIDTIRWLQDVLNQRDSTMIIISHDRYFLNSVCTHMADLDYGELRVYPGNYDEYMQAASQARERLLADNAKKKAQISELQTFVARFSANASKAKQATSRARQIDKIKLEEVKASSRVNPFIRFDQEKKLFRNALVVENLAKGYDTPLFKDLNLIVEVGERIAILGENGVGKTTLLRTLIHDIPQDEGLIQWSENSNIGYYAQDHESDFENDMTLFEWMSQWRKPEDDDQAVRGILGRMLFSADDIKKSVKVLSGGEKGRMLFGKLIMQKPNILMLDEPTNHMDMESIESLNNALEKYEGTLLFVSHDRAFVSSLANRILEITPNGVNDFKGTYDEFLVSKGIEG